A stretch of Candidatus Desulfatibia profunda DNA encodes these proteins:
- a CDS encoding HPr family phosphocarrier protein, producing the protein MDGLDKELTREVVIVNTLGLHARAAAKIAKCVQNAKSNIWIIKDDTKADASRIIDILTLVCVQGSKITIKINDRADLEKLNDLVKLVEKGFEE; encoded by the coding sequence ATGGACGGCTTGGATAAGGAACTCACCAGGGAGGTTGTCATCGTTAACACGCTTGGTTTGCATGCCAGGGCGGCAGCAAAAATTGCAAAATGTGTCCAAAACGCCAAATCAAATATCTGGATTATAAAGGACGATACCAAAGCCGATGCCTCGCGCATTATCGACATCCTCACGCTGGTCTGTGTGCAGGGTTCGAAGATAACAATAAAAATTAACGATCGCGCGGATCTTGAAAAATTGAACGATCTTGTGAAACTCGTTGAAAAAGGTTTCGAGGAGTAA
- the smpB gene encoding SsrA-binding protein SmpB — protein MNSSHIKIVAENRKARHNYSIEDVYEAGMVLLGTEVKSLRLGRVNLKDAYARIKHGEVFVYQMHIGPYPFASYDNHDSLRRKKLLLHKYEINKLYAKVNEKGYSLIPLKVYFQSGKVKLTLALAKGKRKYDKRESIRRRDQERDLERSKKEYK, from the coding sequence TTGAATTCAAGCCATATAAAGATCGTCGCTGAAAACAGAAAAGCCCGGCATAACTATTCTATCGAGGATGTTTACGAGGCGGGGATGGTTCTGCTGGGAACCGAAGTCAAATCCTTACGGCTCGGCCGCGTCAACCTTAAGGATGCCTATGCCAGGATAAAACACGGAGAGGTGTTTGTTTACCAGATGCACATCGGTCCCTATCCCTTTGCGTCTTATGATAATCATGATTCCTTAAGAAGAAAAAAGCTGCTCTTGCATAAATATGAAATCAACAAGCTCTACGCCAAGGTCAATGAAAAGGGGTACTCCCTGATCCCCCTAAAGGTTTATTTTCAAAGTGGAAAGGTCAAACTGACCCTGGCCCTTGCCAAAGGTAAACGCAAGTATGACAAGCGTGAATCCATCAGAAGGCGCGATCAGGAACGGGACTTGGAAAGGTCCAAAAAAGAATATAAATAA
- a CDS encoding TIGR00730 family Rossman fold protein encodes MGEFVEGIDTLHEIGPAVTFFGSARIKPRDPIYKKTEEIAALFAKNDFAVITGGGGGVMEAANKGAAEAGGTSVGLNILLPFEQKPNQYANIKLDFKYFFIRKVMFIKYATAYIIMPGGFGTLDELFEAVTLIQTQRIRPFPLILVGSDYWRGLIDWIKSYLLAEKRISPKDLDILQVMDDTEEIFKAVQKVVIL; translated from the coding sequence ATGGGAGAATTTGTTGAAGGGATCGATACACTCCATGAAATAGGTCCTGCCGTGACTTTCTTCGGTTCTGCCAGAATAAAACCCCGTGATCCGATATATAAAAAAACCGAAGAAATCGCAGCGCTTTTTGCCAAAAACGACTTCGCCGTCATCACCGGCGGGGGTGGGGGTGTTATGGAGGCTGCCAACAAAGGGGCTGCCGAGGCGGGGGGGACTTCCGTTGGGCTGAATATTCTGCTGCCGTTTGAGCAAAAACCGAACCAATATGCCAATATTAAACTCGATTTCAAATACTTTTTTATCCGCAAGGTCATGTTTATTAAATATGCCACCGCCTACATTATCATGCCCGGTGGCTTCGGTACCCTGGATGAGCTTTTTGAGGCCGTAACGCTGATTCAAACCCAACGAATCAGACCGTTTCCGCTGATTTTGGTCGGTTCCGACTACTGGAGAGGGCTGATCGACTGGATTAAATCTTATTTGCTTGCAGAAAAACGGATATCACCGAAAGATCTCGATATCCTGCAGGTCATGGATGATACTGAAGAAATATTCAAGGCGGTGCAAAAAGTGGTGATTCTTTAA
- the ptsP gene encoding phosphoenolpyruvate--protein phosphotransferase, producing the protein MNTDDKEIQLHGIAASPGVCIGKAYLVGREGVDVVEKYFVSETSIKDEIKRFKAAVKKAKDELQSIIEQTPEDLRQHAHILESHMVLFKDKMLYGRTIETIENEQLNAEWALKMAVSDLKSMFSNMTDPYLRSRADDIGHVSESIMRNLVGAEAESIASINKRVILVAFDLSPAETSQIQLEKVMGFVTDRGGKTSHTGIIARTLEIPAVLGLDNATRIIKNDDIIIVDGTSGIVIINPTDQTLIRFEERKAEYEAHKAVISRESHLPAETLDGVLLQVMGNIELPEEVVSVMAYGGDGIGLYRTEFQYLSRPDFPSEHELFDKYKDVVEVMTPRPVTIRTLDIDGDKAASFTSNSDETNPVLGLRGIRYCLQKPDIFKTQLRAILRASAYGHVRILLPMISCHEEILEAKRILKEAATSLEKEGVDFDPEIEVGIMIEVPSAAILADVMAKDVDFFSIGTNDLIQFSLAVDRVNKKVAHLYQPLHPAIIRMVKHVADVAKDTGINVFMCGEMAGDPINLPILLGLGMENLSMNPQSIPAAKKMIRSLSVTEARSLLKEVLKKTSTKGIMELVQENYGRILSDKLFTSR; encoded by the coding sequence ATGAATACCGACGACAAAGAAATACAACTCCATGGCATCGCTGCCTCACCGGGTGTATGTATCGGAAAAGCATATCTGGTCGGCAGGGAAGGTGTGGACGTTGTCGAGAAATATTTTGTCAGTGAAACGAGTATAAAAGACGAAATAAAACGTTTCAAGGCCGCTGTAAAGAAAGCCAAAGACGAGCTTCAATCCATCATTGAACAAACACCCGAGGACCTGCGCCAGCATGCCCACATTCTTGAGTCCCATATGGTGCTTTTCAAAGACAAGATGCTGTATGGACGGACAATCGAGACCATCGAAAATGAGCAGCTCAATGCCGAATGGGCACTCAAAATGGCGGTATCGGACCTAAAATCGATGTTCAGCAATATGACCGATCCTTACCTGCGGAGTCGGGCTGACGACATCGGCCATGTATCGGAGAGTATTATGCGGAATCTGGTCGGAGCCGAAGCCGAGAGTATCGCTTCGATCAACAAACGTGTCATCCTGGTTGCTTTTGACCTTTCTCCCGCAGAGACCAGCCAGATTCAACTGGAAAAGGTCATGGGCTTTGTCACCGATCGCGGCGGCAAGACATCACACACCGGCATCATTGCCCGTACCCTTGAGATTCCTGCGGTTCTGGGCCTTGATAACGCAACCCGCATTATTAAAAACGATGACATCATCATTGTGGACGGCACCTCCGGGATTGTTATTATTAATCCCACCGACCAGACCCTGATCCGGTTCGAAGAACGCAAGGCCGAGTATGAAGCGCATAAAGCGGTTATTTCGCGAGAAAGTCATCTGCCGGCAGAGACCCTGGACGGTGTGTTGCTGCAGGTGATGGGCAACATCGAGCTTCCGGAAGAGGTTGTATCGGTTATGGCCTACGGCGGAGACGGCATCGGCCTTTACCGGACGGAGTTTCAATATTTGAGCAGGCCTGATTTTCCCAGTGAACACGAGCTCTTTGATAAATACAAAGATGTCGTCGAGGTCATGACGCCCCGGCCGGTAACGATTCGAACGCTCGATATCGACGGTGATAAAGCGGCTTCCTTCACATCGAATTCCGACGAGACCAATCCCGTTTTAGGGCTGCGCGGTATTCGCTACTGCCTGCAAAAACCCGATATATTCAAGACTCAATTGCGGGCCATCTTAAGGGCCTCTGCGTACGGCCATGTCAGGATTTTGCTTCCCATGATCTCATGTCATGAAGAAATTCTTGAGGCCAAAAGGATTTTGAAAGAGGCGGCAACTTCTCTGGAAAAGGAAGGTGTCGATTTTGACCCGGAGATCGAAGTCGGAATTATGATCGAGGTTCCTTCAGCAGCGATCCTGGCGGATGTAATGGCAAAAGATGTTGATTTTTTCAGTATCGGCACCAACGATCTGATTCAGTTTTCCCTCGCGGTGGATAGGGTGAACAAGAAGGTTGCCCATCTGTATCAACCACTGCATCCTGCTATCATCCGCATGGTCAAACATGTTGCCGATGTGGCCAAAGATACCGGTATCAATGTCTTTATGTGCGGTGAAATGGCCGGGGACCCGATCAATCTGCCGATCCTTTTAGGATTGGGGATGGAAAATTTGAGCATGAACCCGCAATCCATACCGGCGGCCAAGAAAATGATACGATCTCTTTCGGTAACAGAGGCCCGCTCCCTGTTAAAGGAAGTTCTAAAGAAAACCTCGACCAAAGGCATCATGGAGCTGGTGCAGGAAAATTACGGCCGTATTCTTTCCGACAAACTATTTACCTCAAGATAA
- a CDS encoding integration host factor subunit alpha — protein sequence MTLTKAKIVEEISENSGLDDKQSGKAVETLLGIMKKTLASGEDVMISRFGKFCVKDKKQRKGRNPATGDDMMLRPRRIVIFKCSGKLRGLINGE from the coding sequence ATGACACTTACCAAGGCGAAAATTGTTGAAGAAATCAGCGAAAATAGCGGATTAGACGATAAACAATCCGGCAAAGCGGTTGAAACCCTGCTTGGAATCATGAAAAAGACCCTGGCATCCGGGGAGGATGTAATGATCAGCAGATTCGGCAAATTCTGCGTAAAAGATAAAAAGCAGCGCAAAGGCCGCAATCCCGCCACCGGCGATGATATGATGCTTAGGCCGCGGCGGATTGTTATATTCAAATGCTCCGGGAAATTAAGAGGCTTGATTAACGGTGAGTAA
- a CDS encoding NYN domain-containing protein — MEKVSVFIDGGYLDHIIQDIGKKVDYSKLARKLCGSDNFMRAYYYHCLPYQSDPPTEEEKTRFSKASAFFDRLKRLDRFQIRLGKLAKRGNYSDGNPILIQKRVDVYLATDLVKFSARKGMDQAVLLTSDSDYVPAIAASKEFGVIVKLAYYDNLSINQELLDACDERFSFSASFFDDILR, encoded by the coding sequence ATGGAAAAGGTTTCTGTTTTTATTGATGGGGGCTATCTGGATCATATAATCCAGGATATTGGCAAAAAAGTTGACTATTCAAAGTTGGCAAGGAAATTGTGTGGAAGCGATAATTTTATGCGTGCCTATTATTATCATTGCCTTCCATACCAAAGCGATCCTCCAACAGAAGAAGAGAAAACTCGCTTTAGTAAAGCAAGCGCTTTTTTTGACCGGCTAAAAAGATTGGATAGATTCCAGATTCGTTTAGGAAAGTTGGCAAAAAGAGGCAATTATTCAGATGGAAATCCTATACTTATTCAAAAAAGAGTAGATGTTTATCTTGCAACCGATCTTGTAAAATTTAGCGCACGAAAAGGAATGGATCAAGCGGTATTGCTTACCTCTGATAGTGACTACGTCCCCGCAATTGCAGCTTCAAAAGAATTTGGAGTGATTGTAAAATTGGCATATTATGACAATCTTTCTATAAACCAAGAGTTGCTTGATGCATGTGATGAAAGGTTTTCTTTTTCAGCAAGCTTTTTCGATGATATTTTAAGATAA
- a CDS encoding GIY-YIG nuclease family protein has protein sequence MNEFYYVYILASETNESHHYTGLTKNLESRLKAHNNGQVAHTSKYRPWKIETAIGFRSREKAAKFEKYLKSHSGRAFAKKHL, from the coding sequence TTGAACGAATTTTATTATGTTTACATTTTAGCCAGTGAAACAAACGAATCTCACCACTACACAGGGCTTACGAAAAATCTGGAATCCAGACTTAAAGCCCATAACAACGGTCAAGTTGCTCACACCTCCAAATATCGCCCTTGGAAAATTGAAACAGCCATAGGGTTTCGTTCCCGCGAAAAAGCTGCAAAATTCGAAAAGTATCTCAAATCCCATTCAGGCCGGGCCTTTGCTAAAAAACATCTATGA
- a CDS encoding AMP-binding protein translates to MDISKDLTIPKLFYEKAKKYGKHRIAMREKEHGIWRPISWHDYFENVKYLTLGLIRLGLNRQDKVAMIGVNRPEGLWAEMATICAGGIGVWLFQDSLIEEVKYIIEHSDTKFLFGEGQEEVDKAISIFDECPKLKKIIWDNPKGMRNYDQDILISLKEVQQMGRELEKEKPDLFEEIINTGHGDDVALLFYTSGTTALPKGALLSHYNMLTMGSNLMAVDPCYETDDYVSYLPFAWIGEQMMSISCGLQIGYTINFPEDPETAQENIREIGPHVMFAPPRMYEQMTRTVQVRYLDASWIKRKCYEIANKIGYHVADLKFQKKTVPWFWMLLERLVYIGVQKKLKDHLGLSRVRNAYTGGAAMGPDHFRFFHSLGVNLKQIYGQTEIAGISVVHRKGDIKFDTVGIPIPGTEIKITADGEILSKSPSVFLGYYNNPEATAQTLKDGWLHSGDSGFIDDDGHLVVFDRSKDVMTLSDGRTFAPQYLETRLKFSPYLRDSWVIGDKRPYVTAVVCIDYSVVGRWADEKKLTYTSYSELSQKPEVYDLVEEQIRRANKDLPEVARIKRFINLYKEFDADDDELTRTRKLRRSFVEKRYEDIMDALNSDQDHVHIDTTITYEDGRVCHIKTDLHIRTVTD, encoded by the coding sequence ATGGACATCAGCAAAGATCTGACAATTCCCAAGCTGTTTTATGAAAAGGCCAAGAAATACGGCAAGCATAGAATTGCCATGCGGGAAAAAGAGCATGGTATCTGGCGTCCGATCTCATGGCATGATTATTTTGAAAATGTCAAATACCTCACCTTGGGACTTATCCGTCTGGGCCTTAATCGCCAAGATAAAGTCGCCATGATCGGTGTTAACCGCCCGGAAGGCCTGTGGGCCGAGATGGCCACCATCTGTGCCGGAGGCATTGGCGTCTGGCTGTTCCAGGACTCCTTGATTGAGGAAGTCAAGTATATTATTGAGCATTCCGATACCAAATTTTTGTTCGGCGAGGGCCAGGAAGAAGTCGACAAAGCCATTTCAATTTTCGATGAATGCCCCAAGCTGAAAAAGATAATATGGGACAACCCCAAAGGGATGCGAAATTATGATCAGGACATTCTCATCAGCCTTAAAGAAGTGCAACAAATGGGCCGGGAACTTGAAAAGGAAAAGCCGGATCTGTTTGAAGAGATAATCAATACGGGGCACGGGGATGACGTGGCACTTCTTTTTTATACTTCAGGAACGACCGCGCTGCCCAAAGGTGCGCTGCTGTCGCATTATAACATGTTGACCATGGGCAGCAATCTCATGGCCGTCGATCCCTGTTACGAGACCGATGATTACGTGTCGTATCTTCCATTTGCCTGGATCGGCGAGCAGATGATGTCGATTTCCTGCGGCCTGCAGATCGGATACACCATCAATTTTCCCGAAGATCCTGAAACCGCCCAGGAGAACATCCGTGAGATCGGCCCGCATGTGATGTTCGCGCCGCCGCGCATGTATGAGCAAATGACCCGCACGGTCCAGGTCAGATACCTGGATGCTTCCTGGATAAAGCGCAAGTGTTACGAGATTGCCAACAAAATCGGTTATCACGTGGCCGACCTTAAATTTCAAAAAAAAACGGTCCCCTGGTTCTGGATGCTCCTGGAACGGCTGGTCTACATCGGTGTCCAGAAAAAACTAAAGGATCACTTGGGGCTTTCGCGTGTGCGCAATGCCTATACAGGCGGGGCCGCCATGGGGCCCGATCACTTTCGTTTCTTTCATTCCCTGGGTGTCAATCTAAAGCAGATTTACGGGCAGACGGAAATCGCCGGGATTTCGGTGGTCCACCGCAAAGGAGACATCAAATTTGACACGGTTGGCATTCCGATTCCGGGAACCGAGATAAAAATCACCGCTGACGGCGAAATTCTCAGCAAGAGCCCATCGGTTTTTTTGGGGTATTATAATAATCCGGAGGCAACCGCCCAGACCCTCAAAGACGGCTGGCTCCATTCCGGCGACAGCGGATTTATCGACGACGACGGTCACCTGGTTGTTTTTGACCGCTCTAAAGACGTCATGACCTTAAGCGACGGCCGGACCTTTGCGCCTCAGTATCTGGAAACCCGCTTGAAGTTCAGTCCGTATCTGAGGGATTCTTGGGTTATCGGCGACAAGCGCCCTTACGTAACGGCGGTCGTTTGTATCGATTATTCGGTAGTCGGCAGGTGGGCCGACGAGAAAAAACTTACGTATACCAGCTATTCGGAGCTGTCGCAGAAACCCGAAGTCTATGACCTTGTGGAAGAACAGATCCGGCGGGCCAACAAAGATCTTCCCGAAGTCGCCAGGATCAAAAGGTTTATCAACCTGTACAAAGAATTCGATGCCGATGATGATGAACTCACGCGCACTCGGAAACTGCGACGGTCGTTTGTGGAAAAACGCTATGAGGACATTATGGATGCCCTTAACTCAGACCAGGATCATGTGCACATTGACACCACCATTACCTATGAGGACGGGCGCGTATGCCATATTAAGACGGATTTGCATATTCGAACCGTAACGGATTGA
- a CDS encoding ABC transporter ATP-binding protein has translation MSFGKVLALAGVNLKIRKGEIHSVIGPNGAGKTVMMNCVNGLYRPQQGSIYYKKQKINKLKPYQRAMLGIARTFQKVEVFGGMTVLDNIRLGRHIHYKFGVISGSWYAGKTAREEIKHRSFIEEEIIDLLEIEHIRHKPVGMLPYGLQKRVELGRALALEPELLILDEPLAGLNLEEVEDMARFILDINEEERWKITCLLVEHDMGVVMDLSDRVFVLNFGNMIIDGTPDEVQNHPEVIKAYLGEEDLYATRR, from the coding sequence ATGAGCTTTGGGAAGGTTCTTGCGCTGGCCGGCGTGAACCTGAAAATCAGAAAAGGGGAGATTCATTCCGTGATCGGGCCCAACGGTGCCGGCAAGACGGTAATGATGAACTGTGTCAACGGTCTTTACAGGCCGCAGCAGGGAAGTATTTATTATAAAAAGCAAAAGATTAATAAACTCAAACCTTACCAGCGGGCTATGCTGGGAATTGCCCGAACGTTTCAAAAAGTTGAAGTTTTTGGCGGTATGACCGTGCTCGACAACATCCGCCTGGGTCGTCATATCCATTATAAATTCGGCGTTATCAGCGGATCATGGTATGCCGGCAAAACCGCCCGGGAAGAAATTAAGCATCGCAGCTTTATCGAAGAAGAAATTATAGATCTTCTGGAGATCGAACATATTCGCCACAAACCGGTCGGGATGTTGCCGTACGGCTTGCAAAAACGCGTCGAACTGGGCCGGGCCCTGGCCCTGGAGCCTGAACTTCTGATCCTTGATGAACCCCTGGCGGGCCTCAATCTCGAAGAGGTCGAAGACATGGCCAGATTCATACTAGACATCAATGAAGAAGAGCGCTGGAAGATTACCTGCCTTCTTGTCGAGCACGATATGGGCGTGGTGATGGACCTTTCCGATCGTGTTTTTGTGCTCAATTTCGGCAACATGATCATAGACGGCACGCCCGATGAGGTTCAGAATCATCCCGAGGTGATCAAAGCCTATCTGGGGGAAGAGGATCTGTATGCCACACGCAGATAA